One window of Silene latifolia isolate original U9 population unplaced genomic scaffold, ASM4854445v1 scaffold_88, whole genome shotgun sequence genomic DNA carries:
- the LOC141640518 gene encoding uncharacterized protein LOC141640518 encodes MHAPAVNWDQCCTPKEEGGLGLKNAKIWNTAMLGKYVWWIASKKDHLWVRWINHVYLKGYHWTNYSPPQDCSWSWKKIAHIMAKVRTAYTSDLWLGSSDDYTIKAGYNWLRQSLPRRWKICWNSMNVPRTSFIFWAVKLGRLLTRDRLARMGGDPDMTCYLCHNATENHNHLFFGCSFSSRCVSLLQAKLQVDFNPNDIMQWNSRGRRRSILRRRIICACHVYLTYLIW; translated from the coding sequence ATGCATGCTCCTGCTGTCAATTGGGATCAATGCTGTACACCCAAAGAAGAGGGGGGCTTAGGCCTTAAAAATGCCAAAATTTGGAACACTGCTATGCTTGGGAAATATGTTTGGTGGATTGCTTCTAAGAAAGATCACTTGTGGGTGAGATGGATTAATCATGTCTACTTGAAGGGGTATCACTGGACCAACTACTCTCCTCCACAAGATTGCAGTTGGTCTTGGAAAAAAATTGCTCATATCATGGCTAAGGTGAGGACTGCTTACACCTCTGATCTGTGGTTGGGCTCTTCTGATGATTACACTATCAAGGCAGGCTATAACTGGTTGAGACAGAGTCTACCTCGTAGGTGGAAGATCTGTTGGAATTCTATGAATGTGCCTAGGACCTCTTTCATTTTCTGGGCAGTAAAGCTTGGTAGATTGCTTACTAGGGATAGACTAGCTCGTATGGGTGGAGACCCTGATATGACCTGCTATCTTTGTCACAATGCGACTGAAAACCATAACCACTTGTTTTTTGGGTGTTCTTTTAGCAGCAGATGTGTCTCTTTACTGCAGGCAAAGCTTCAGGTGGATTTTAATCCCAATGACATTATGCAATGGAATAGCAGAGGGAGAAGGAGAAGCATACTCAGAAGAAGAATCATATGTGCTTGCCATGTTTATTTAACTTACTTGATATGGTAA